The stretch of DNA AGCCGCAGAACCTCGGCACCCGGCTCACCGACACCGTCACCGGCTCCACCGCCCCGGGCACCGTGGACTGGCGCCGGCTCGGCCTGGCCGAGGCCCAGGACCAGCTCGGCTCCGGCAAGGTCTACGGCGCGCTGATCATCCCGGACGGGTTCACCGCCGAGGTCGCCGCCCTCACCACCCCGGGCGCCACCAAGCGCCCCACCCTGACCACCCTCACCAACCCCGGCGCGGGCAGCCTCGCCTCCTCGCTGGCCGGCCAGATCACCCAGAAGGCCGCGCACAGCGCCTCCCTGACCATCGGCAGCCAGCTCAGCGCCTCCGGCACCACCCCCACCACCCGGCTGCTGCTCACCGACCCGGTCACCGTCACCACCGCCGTCGGCCACCCGATCGGCCGGCACACCGGGCTCGGCCTGAGCGCGTTCTACTACACGCTGCTGCTCGTCCTGGCCGGATTCGTCGGCGGCAACCTGGTGCACAGCGGGGTGGACACCGCCCTCGGCTACGCCGACAGCGAGCTCGGCCCCTGGCACAGCCGCCGCCCGACCGTGCCGGTCACCCGCACCGACACCCTGCTGCTCAAGATGGTCATGACGGCCGGGATCAGCCTGGCGACCACCGCCCTGGTGCTGCTCGCCACCGCCGGGCTGCTCGGGATGGACACCCCGCACCCGGCCCTGCTCTGGCTCTTCTCCTACTGCGCGACGCTCTCGGTGGGCCTGGGCGTGCAGGCGATCAACGCTGCCTTCGGCGGGATCGGCCAGCTGGTCTCGATGTTCGTCTTCATCGCCCTCGCCCTGCCCTCCTCCGGCGCCACCGTGCCGCTGGAGGCCACCCCCGGCTTCTACCGCTTCCTCGCCTCCTTCGAGCCGATGCGGCAGCTGGTCGGCGGCACCCGGGCCATCCTCTACTTCGACGCCAAGGGCGACGCCGGCCTCACCCGGGGTTGGCTGATGATCGCCCTCGGCTTCGTCGGCGCCCTGGTCTTCGGCTTCGCGATGACCCGCTACTACGACCGCCGCGGCCTGCGCCGCCTCACCCCGCAGCCCGAACCGGATACCGAGCCGAGCCCGGCCGCCTGACCGCCCCGGCCGGCTGACGGCCCCTGCTGCCCGACCGCCTGACGGCTGCTCAGCCCAGCAGGCCCGGGATCTCCTGGGTGGCGTACCAGAGCAGCTCGTGGTCCTCGGCCCCGTCCACGGTGTACTGCGCGTCCGCGTCGCCCCCGTCGGCCGCGGTGATCGCCCCGGCGGCCGCCGCCACGTCCGACTCCGCCTCGGCCACGTCCGCGTGCACCGCCGCCGCCTTGGCCAGGCGCAGCGGGCCCTTGAGGCTCACCCGGCCGAGCGAGGACTGGTGCTCGTACTCGTCGCCCTCGTACGCCAGCACCACCCCGTCGGCCACGTCGGCCGCGACCACCACCCGCCGGCGCGGCGCGCCCTCGGCCGCCGCGAGCAGCCGCAGCGAGGCCTCCGCCGCCCGGCCCAGCGCCGCGTACTCCAGCTCCTCCAGGTCCTCGCTGACGTACCACTCGCGCAGCGCCGGGGTCACCGCGTACGCCGCCGTGCCCTCCAACGACCCCTCGGCGTAAGCCGTGGCCAGACCGTCCAGGGTGGTGGGCACGTACACGCGCATCTGAGCTGCTCCGGTTCTACGGCGGATCCTGACCGCACAAGGTTATCGCCGGGGCCGGCCACCGGGGCCGCCCCTAGCCCGCCCGCACCAGCGTGGTGCGCAGCGCCGTCTCCAGCACGTCCCGCCGCCGGGCCGAATCCATCATGTTCGGCCCGATCACCGCGAGGTCGGCCAGGGTGGGCGCCAGCAGCTGCACCCGGATCCCGGCGGCCCGCAGCACCGAGGCCTCGCGGAGCAGCTGGCGGGTGACCGCCCGGCGGTAGCGGCTGGCCAGCTGGGCCAGCACGCCCTTGGGGCGGTCGCGCTCGCGCCAGCCGCGCAGGGCGGCCAGCGCTCCGGTGGGGCGGCCCGGCTCGGGCCACTCGGGGCGCAGGGCCATCGGCGCCAGCACGTAGACCTCGTCCAGGCCGCGGGCCACCATCAGGTCGGCGTTGGTGGCCGACCAGCAGCCGCCGTCCACGTACCGGCTGCCGGCCACCTCGACCGGGGCGAACCAGCCCGGGATCGCGCAGGAGGCCATCACCGCGTCGGCCACGGCCGCGCGCGGCGCCTCCGGGTCGCCGAAGGTGACGCGGCGTCCGGTGCGGTAGTCCACCGCCGTCACCCGCAGGCCCGAGCCGGGCAGCCAGCCGTCCCCGCCGACCAGCCGGCGGACCAGCTCGCCGACCCCGGCGATCGAGCCCCGGCCGGTCGGCACGGCCGCCGAGACCATGGTCAGGAACGGGTAGTCGCGCGGGTGCCGCACGGCGTCCCGCAGCAGGCCGGGCGAGCCGATGTTCGGGTGCGGGCGCGGCGGCAGCGCCCCGCCGACGGCCGTCTCGTAGTCGAAGTCCACCCCGACCAGCGGGCCGGTGGTCACCGGCAGCCCCAGGTGGTGGTCCCGCAGCTCGGCGGGGCCGACCCCGGCGGCCAGCAGGGTGCCCAGCAGCGAGCCCGCCGAGGTCCCGAGGATCACCTCGGCCCCGCCCGGCCGCCACCCGGTGGCCTCCTCGATCGCGCAGAGCGCCCCGATCGTCCAGGCCGCGCCCAGCATCCCCCCGCCGCCGAGCACCAGCCCGCGCCGCGGCCCACTCCTCCCGGCCGCCACCACTGAGGTGGCCACCGCCTCCGCCGACCGACTCGCCATGCCGCCCGCCTCTCGGATCGCGCCTCCCCCGATGGTCCGCCATGCTCCCCCGAAAACCGGCCACCCCACCGGCCAGCCGCGAGAATGTCGCCCCTGGTTCGTCACCTCCGACCGTCCGCCGCGTGCCGCCGTCCGGGCCCGCGCCCCGTCCCCCTTCGTGCACCCCCGCCCGGCGCAGCCCCGTCAACCGGGTGCCGCGCCCCCGGCCCCGCGCGGGCCCGCCCCGGCGCCACCCTCACACGAATAGGTGACACCGCACCGGCCCGCCGACCCCGCCGCGGCCTTCGTTGTCACCCCTCCCCGCCCCGGGTACCAAGGAGGCGAGCCGCCAGCCCCCCGGAGGTACCCGATGCTCGAACCCGGCACCGTACGGCACCTGACGACCCGGCAGACCCCGCGCGTACGCCCGCTCGTCCACCAGCCCGGACGCCCCACCGCCCGCCGCCCGGTCCGCACCCCGCACCCACTCGCGGCGCCGCAGCAGACCGCCGCGCCGCAGGCCCCGCACCACCCCGGCCGCCCCGAACCCCGGCAGCCCCGCCACCCCCGGGCCGCCTGCGCGCCGCCGCGCGGCCAGCAGGGCGACCTCGCGGCCCGCTTCGCGCTGCGCCTGGTCGAGGTCCTCACCGGCCTGCGCCCGCCCGGCCAGCTCCAGCGGCACACCACCGTCCCGGCCTACCGCCAGCTCACCACGCTGGCCCGCAGCGGCCCGCTCCGCAGCCACCGCCACACCCACCGGCTGGGCCGGGTCCACGACTCCGCCCCGGCCCCGGCCACCCTGGAGGCCTGCGTCCGGGTCGAGCTCGGCCCCCGCCACCACATGCTCGCCTTCCGTCTGGAGCGCCACCCGCGCACCGAGCAGTGGCAGTGCACAGCGCTGGAGGCGCGCTAGAAAGGCAAACGCCCCAGTCGCACCATCGGGGGCGCGGGGAACTGCGCGACCGACCACGCACCTCCGTAGAGGGCTGATCGCGCGGTTCCCCGCGCCCCAGCAGAGTGCAACTGGGGCGCCGTACGAACGGTTACTTCTTCTTGCGCAGCTTCCCGGCCTTGCGGCGCTCGGCGCGGGTCATCCCGTCACCCTCGTCCTCCGAGAAGTCGCCCTCGACGACCGTCTCGTCGCCGTCCACCGACGGGGCGGTGTAGTGCAGG from Kitasatospora sp. MMS16-BH015 encodes:
- a CDS encoding YhgE/Pip domain-containing protein, with protein sequence MPDAAPPASPPARPTVHVGPLLGRWQLWLVPAVLASLVAFCLSLLYMGGILDPTGTLHRLPIAIVNGDTGAPLPGQPQNLGTRLTDTVTGSTAPGTVDWRRLGLAEAQDQLGSGKVYGALIIPDGFTAEVAALTTPGATKRPTLTTLTNPGAGSLASSLAGQITQKAAHSASLTIGSQLSASGTTPTTRLLLTDPVTVTTAVGHPIGRHTGLGLSAFYYTLLLVLAGFVGGNLVHSGVDTALGYADSELGPWHSRRPTVPVTRTDTLLLKMVMTAGISLATTALVLLATAGLLGMDTPHPALLWLFSYCATLSVGLGVQAINAAFGGIGQLVSMFVFIALALPSSGATVPLEATPGFYRFLASFEPMRQLVGGTRAILYFDAKGDAGLTRGWLMIALGFVGALVFGFAMTRYYDRRGLRRLTPQPEPDTEPSPAA
- a CDS encoding Rv3235 family protein, producing MLEPGTVRHLTTRQTPRVRPLVHQPGRPTARRPVRTPHPLAAPQQTAAPQAPHHPGRPEPRQPRHPRAACAPPRGQQGDLAARFALRLVEVLTGLRPPGQLQRHTTVPAYRQLTTLARSGPLRSHRHTHRLGRVHDSAPAPATLEACVRVELGPRHHMLAFRLERHPRTEQWQCTALEAR
- a CDS encoding patatin-like phospholipase family protein, coding for MASRSAEAVATSVVAAGRSGPRRGLVLGGGGMLGAAWTIGALCAIEEATGWRPGGAEVILGTSAGSLLGTLLAAGVGPAELRDHHLGLPVTTGPLVGVDFDYETAVGGALPPRPHPNIGSPGLLRDAVRHPRDYPFLTMVSAAVPTGRGSIAGVGELVRRLVGGDGWLPGSGLRVTAVDYRTGRRVTFGDPEAPRAAVADAVMASCAIPGWFAPVEVAGSRYVDGGCWSATNADLMVARGLDEVYVLAPMALRPEWPEPGRPTGALAALRGWRERDRPKGVLAQLASRYRRAVTRQLLREASVLRAAGIRVQLLAPTLADLAVIGPNMMDSARRRDVLETALRTTLVRAG